A window of Acropora muricata isolate sample 2 chromosome 6, ASM3666990v1, whole genome shotgun sequence genomic DNA:
ATATCGTGTTGATTATTAATGAGAACTGGACgcagaaaaatataaaaatatctcAGGCATTTTACAAACTTGACCCAGAATAAACTCTTCCGTTTTCCGTATCCGTTGTTTTGTCGTTCAAATTCTTTATGGTCTGATTCTTGCAGTTGTTTTTCGCTTTCTCTATAAGTGAAAACAAGACCAGCTAACAGTTAATCCGTTTATTTGACTTAATAAAAATTGAGCATATTCCCTGCATTGTCATCTGATTGCATTATCTGACAGACTTTGTGGTTTGCCTATGTAAGTTTCAAAATTAATACCTATAGCTATACCTCGAAAAGGCATAGTAATGATAATTTCCATGCAAATTGTCAAAGATTTGGCGAAATGGAAGCCGGGCAATCATCAAAACTTCCGTTCAGTTTCGATCTCGTAATAATTTTTCCACTTTTCATCGTGTAAAACCTTACACGCGTACGTTTAAATGGCTAAAGCATAAATTATGTTGAATGAACCATAACATGTGGGAAGTTTACAAAAACAGGTGCCCTTATTGTAAACGTTTTGCTCACAAACTGATATTTTTATATTCTTGCATTATAAATTTGTTTTGGATTAATTAGGGTTGAATTGTTGGCGTGATTCCGTAAGACAAAATACACGAATTCAAGAAGACAAATCTTGAAATTTTCTACTCTAAAAGTAGTAGTATATAATAATTTAAAGATAATTATGATAACTTCTTCGTAGTAACGATTTTTTAGGGAAGTATTTGCCTCTAATAAATATTATAATTGCAACATAAATATTGACTTTCCATGGCTTATAGATATCAATATACGCTTTGTGAACACCTGCCACCCTTATTTAGTTTCATCCGGAAAGCTGCCATCTCACTCAGGAAGCCTATTGTCACACtgactcatttttttttatctcaccATCATCTGAGTTTTATACCAGAACAACTCCAAGAACTAATACCACACAGGGTGTTTGGTGAGCAGTAGTGGGGTAGTGGTGATAGCAGtcttgcctcccaccaatgtggcccaggtttGGTTTCCAGACTCAGTGTCACATGTGGGTTGAATTTGCTGGTTcccttctctgctctgagaggtttttccccgggtactccacTTTTGCCCTTTCTTCAAAGACCAACATTCGATGAGATTTGATTTCGGTTAATTGCAGTAATGTTTACATTTGTCTCTAATTAGTGTACCTTAACGCTAAATAAACTTGACTCTTAAAGAAAGTTTCGTCCATTTCCTTTCCTTAAAAAATAGACCCTGCTTTGTAAACATGAAGTTGGCTTCTTTGCTTTACTGTTTATGATGAGAAAGACTCGTACCATTGATGAATTCATGTTGTACAAAATTCCCAACCCTTCCCCTCAAAGTAATTTGACTCACCCTACCCCATTTTATTATGGGTTCAAAGGTCACTTTTTATATGACTTCTTCTCCCAAGACCCTCACACAGACAGTATGACATGGCACAAGGATTTTATTCTTAACACAAACTCAAAGAAGATAAACCCCATAGCAACATGGCTGGGTGCTTAGGGTACTGGACTTGACAACCAGGAGGGTAGTAAAGGGGGAGTCTGGATCACGTTTCACGGAAAATAAAACGATCCTTTCAcaattcacgaaaaataaaataggCATTTCACGCttcacggaaaaaaaaagagaaagtttaAAAGTTACATACcgttacattttgaaaaattacgtCCAAAGGAAAGCCTTTCTTGTGGTTGTCACTTTTCGTCCACTTCGCGTTCTGCGCGATGCAAAAAGGTCACCGAAAACCCGACCAGACCACGTTGTCGCAACAGGGATCATCCATGACGTCATTGTCACGCAACATCATTTATTACGTAATTACGGTTGTCGAAAATAACAGTCATCATGAAAATCATGGTTCACGGCGAATTAAACATTCACAGataataattttgcaaaatcACGCTTCACGGCTAGTACGGAAATCACGATTCACAAGGAAAAAATAACCCATTTCACATTTcacggagaaaaaaaaagggccgATCACGAGTCACGAAAATACCCTTAACCACCCTcaaccagctggatttgtttctggtagtccctggttcaactccttgtagccaactggtctgcctctaGCCAGCTGGGATTATTCTTAACCTGTAAAGTTTACTTCAATAGTTTATTGCGTTGACCTTGAAAACCACCAGAAGGAAGAGGTCAATGAAGTATACATGACATTACATGAGagtatatttttttaatcagcTACCTGTAATCATTTCCTGTTGTTTCATTTGCTTCTCTGTGATACCAGATGTTGCAGAAATCCAGCGAGTTCACTGCAACCATTGGATCTTTTCAAAGTCAAAAAAACCAGAGATTGTTGAGCTAGGTCCTAACAGCCATGCTGTAATTCCCATGGACTGTCTTGATAATCACAGAGATGTCGTAGCTCTTGTTCCTGTAAATCATAGCTGCAATCGGATCAGAGGTCAGTTCTTTGCATCCCCAAGAGGACAGTCAACCGACAGTCTCAAAGGCATCTTCACAAGTTGTTGTGCTGGTAAGGtgttcattgttttctttgtaaatgaaggaaacttcCTACTATTGTTGTTGGGTCACCAGTCACACTTGTCAATGAATAAATTATAGTCATTCAATTTAATACTTTCTTATACTCACTAGTATCTTCTTTCTATGCACATTTCTCCAAGATGTTTCATTCGATGTGGATATCGAAGAATCCTGCAACAGCAACGCACAGCTTCATATTTTGCCTGACAAGATTTTTATCATAACAAACCAAAGATATCACTTCGAGATACTAAAAGCATGGCCTATAACATTCTGCAAGCAGGTGATAGAAACTCAGAATTGTGCCAAACTGATCATGGCAAATGAAACACTTGCCTTGAGGACTCCACAAGGAAGCGAAATCAAATCAGTGTTAACTGAGAGACTCTGTTGTCTCGGCTTTCATCACAACCCTTTCCCAGCAGTGCATTGCGATAGAAATTCAAACAGTACACAGCAAACGAGTTGTGACTCATTGTTGGAATCAGAAAGCATATCATCATGTGCAAATGAGAGCTTATTCCAAAATCGGCGAAATTTGCCTTCACCAGGGCATGAATCTCATTTGTCTGATGAAAGTGTGAATGTCAATATGAcactgcaaaatgttcactgtATTTCTGATTCATGTCTTGTGACAAGTATCGGGGGGAAATGTGCAAGTCTGGATGACAATCATGTGAACGCTCAAAGGCTAATGGAATTTAAAGGCGACAACAAACCAGTTGATGGCAGTGATGATCAAATCAAGAGCAACAGAATTGCCCAAGATGATTACCAAATGATTCCCCCACCTATTCCAGTTCGAAAGTCAAAGCCTGGACTACCAACTGTGAAACCTGAAAAGACAGGGCAAATTGGAAATTGTGCTTCTTCTTCGAACAAGGCAGCCCCTTTACAAAAGCTTAAGAGCCAGTCTGATCCTGGGCAAGGTGGAACTATTCCAAGGTCTCAAAGCTTCCAGATTGTTCAGGAGCATCCTTTCAATCAGATTAATAAAAGAAGGCAACGTTACAAGAGTGACACATCATTAATGGCAAGAAAGACAATTACAGAGTATGTTCAACCAATTTGTGTAGACTCCCAGGCAAATGAAAATTTTGGTCAAGCGGaacaattatttttgtcttcAAATGATGACTGTCTcagagaaaacaagaaaaccggTCCAGTAGATAGCGAGGGTAAAGATTGCAAAACCACTGCCACAGGAACAAATGATGATGCTAGTGGAAATGACAAAATTCATTATGTGAACTTACCAGTCGACTCCAGACCAAGTTGCTATTTGTACATGAATCTACCAGATCTTGGATCAGCTCCCAAGGAGCAAGCAAGAAGTGTCAAACATGTCTTCATTAGTCGAAACATGAAGGTTATTTATGAAAATGTGTTTCAGAATGATTTGTTAAGTGTAGACGAACGGGAGGAATTGCCACCTCTTCCACCTCCTATCCTACAACCACGTAAGCCTCCACCAAGAATACCTGAGCGCATGAACAGGAGAATATCACGACAGAGACAACTTGTTGAACTTCCAAAAACAGAACGGACACCACCCCCTCGTccgccaaaaaaacaaaaggttaGTAATAAAGCAAGTAAAAATACTAAAGTTCCGTAAGAGCTCACTTTGAGTTATAAGTTAATgtgaaaaaaagttaatgtgaaataaataattactaTTGTTCTTAATTAATCAGGTTATTTTGCAGTTGACACTTTCTTGCTGTGTCTAGATCAATagtgatattattattattattattattattattattattatcattattattattctatttcctataactttatgcccaattacaacacaatagccgagcccattccttgggcctagggctaaaatgaggtagaagtctatcctactttatagaaagtgtctttcgtaggatgcgagatgttcctagcagtgcaatcCTCTGTAgcactaattttgatgttacccgggatttgtttggtgtattCCTGCAAgctcttttttattagtcccagcgctccaatcacaactgggatTGTTGTGGCCTTCATCACCCACATTCGCTCAATCTCGATTTCGaggtctttgtattttgacagcttttcagtaacttattattattattattattattattattattgtgcacACAACACTTGAGACTGTTGCAAGTGTTGAGCACTTAAGGACCATAAAAATATTCTTGTGAAATTTAGTGTTCTGTGATGTAGAACTAGGTATATACCCTAAATTTACCTGCAGATAGTAAAAATGTTTAACTAAatcttaaaaaattaaataaacactTCAATGTTTCGACGTTAGCTTCAAGCATCATCAAGTCAAAAAATGATACTAAATAAACATGCTACTTGATAAAGGATGGATAATTACTATGTGCCAAAGAAACAGTAGTGCATCAAATAACAGTTTAGCAGATCGAGTTAAATTGGTCTGGGAGTTTGAAATTGGCTTGAGTTTCTTGCTTGTCAAAAGCATTTCGTACACTAGACAGTCAATTGACCTACTACTGTTAACACATTTGCTTTTCTCAGTCTTATGGATGTTatttagaattgattttgatatGATAGCTAGTGAGATTGCTAAAGTTACAATTATCAAAACATTGCTGATCTCACttgtttgtttaatttcttCTTATATATCTACAGTCTTTTTAAAAAGCATCATGTTCCTATTTTTGTAATTAAGgtcggtgcctactattgttattgcgcatacgttctgcgcatcaccagatactcagatttcctatcgccaaagcttactaatacagggatatttttgtgcagtttaaaactatccggagaaagtagatcttagtaagtactcttgtatccaaaaagaaaattgggggtaacctgcatgcatttttgagaaataaataagcgtcaatttgagaaagaacgccatacattgctttgtattttaaatctttttacagatattattcatgaattatctttaaaaaatgcgtggttacccccaattttctttttggatttcaataggacttgataagatctacatttcctgcataatcacacaccggggaaaaaat
This region includes:
- the LOC136920339 gene encoding uncharacterized protein, which translates into the protein MSIPTEYSAIEQVYYLGLNKRKWERSYLSVKGNERDRKYVAEIQRVHCNHWIFSKSKKPEIVELGPNSHAVIPMDCLDNHRDVVALVPVNHSCNRIRGQFFASPRGQSTDSLKGIFTSCCADVSFDVDIEESCNSNAQLHILPDKIFIITNQRYHFEILKAWPITFCKQVIETQNCAKLIMANETLALRTPQGSEIKSVLTERLCCLGFHHNPFPAVHCDRNSNSTQQTSCDSLLESESISSCANESLFQNRRNLPSPGHESHLSDESVNVNMTLQNVHCISDSCLVTSIGGKCASLDDNHVNAQRLMEFKGDNKPVDGSDDQIKSNRIAQDDYQMIPPPIPVRKSKPGLPTVKPEKTGQIGNCASSSNKAAPLQKLKSQSDPGQGGTIPRSQSFQIVQEHPFNQINKRRQRYKSDTSLMARKTITEYVQPICVDSQANENFGQAEQLFLSSNDDCLRENKKTGPVDSEGKDCKTTATGTNDDASGNDKIHYVNLPVDSRPSCYLYMNLPDLGSAPKEQARSVKHVFISRNMKVIYENVFQNDLLSVDEREELPPLPPPILQPRKPPPRIPERMNRRISRQRQLVELPKTERTPPPRPPKKQKAEIQVQGAVFASRAVAGGVWYVRVVVMRHDPQDTTFKHVFDREMASNYHLVQTFPFNISSDIVISLKHDCSQFKLTSDDRQEVDYKIIENLIHFWFVIEFHLQHLGTEAEADQFVGQVCMEPKDLPAGEKCPINKKFNLGISEEFELKKPRSHQEELGMHDVGERQASKCFFSDYKLRKHICERLDDTLYSRHTWRDVAGKLGIFSADDIKTIENKAHRSLNFSPMEYVLSVWRQRDPSCSIDKLVNILKDIQRHDIVMDLGFPLHPTVSEKTFVLEG